The DNA window GCCCGACAAGATCCCCGACTTCTTCATCCCTCCCAAGCTGCCCGCCAGCCCGGCGGAGCCCGAGGGGCAGGCTGAGCTGGGGCCCTCGACCTCGGAGCAGAACCTGGCCTCCGCTCCGCCCCGCCGAGGCCCTCGGAGCCCCCGACTGCCCGCCAAGCTGGCCGCCGAGAGCAAGAGCCTGCTGAAGGCGGCCACCCGGCACGTGATCCAGATCGAGAGCGCGGAGGACTGGCCGGCGGAGGAAGCTGCCACCAACGCCGACCCCCAGGCCCAGGGGGCCATGTCGCTGCCCTCGGTGCCCAAGGCCCAGACGTCCTATGGCTTCACCACGTTGGCCGAGAGCCCCCACACGCGGCGCAAAGAGTCTCTGTTCCACAGCGAGCATGGGGCTCTGGCCCAGGTGGGCTCCCCGGGCACCCGGCGCCGTAGGGGTACCGCCAAGGGCAACGGGGGCGACGGGGCGCCCAGAGAGGCCAGCGGCGCCCTCATGAGCCCGGGCCGCTGCGTCAGCGGTGGGGAGAGCGACACGGCTTCCTCGGCCGAGTCCTCTCCATTCGGGTCTCCCCTGCTCTCACGCTCTGTGTCACTGCTCAAAGGCTTCGCCCAGGACAGCCAGGCCAAGGTGAGCCAGCTCAAGCACTCGGTGGGTCGTCATGGCTCCCTGTCAGCCGACGACAGCACGCCGGACACCAGCCCCGGGACGCGGCGCCGCTTCCCCCGCAGGGCCGCCCCCGAGCCCGGCCCGGAGCCCAGCCCGACACCCCGCGCGGAGCACGCGGTGCGCATGGGTGTGCGGGGCAGCGTGCGGCTCCTTGCCGAGTACGAGGCGGCCCAGGCCCGCCTGCGGGTGCGCCTGCTGGCGGCCGAGGGCCTCTACGACCGCCTGTGCGACGCCCGCAGCATCAACTGCTGTGTGGGTCTGTGCCTAGTGCCGGGCAAGCTGCAGAAACAGCGCAGCACCATCGTCAAGAATAGCCGCCACCCCGTCTTCAACGAGGACTTCTTCTTCGACGGCTTGGGGCCGGCCAGCGTCCCGAAGTTGGCCCTCAGGATCAAGGTGGTCAACAAGGGCAGCAGCCTCAAGCGGGACACGCTGCTTGGGGAGAAGGAGCTCCCGCTGacctccctgcttcccttcctGTAAAGGCCCCACCCCTccgaccccccccccaccatgggATCCAGGGCGGGCTCAGGGGAGGTGGTTTCCACTCTGTCTGGGTGGGGTCCTTATGTTGCAGCCCACCTTGGGGGGGAGGGTCCTGGGTAATACTGCTTGCCCTGGGTTAATTtctccagaggagaagagagggggcTGCCTGGGAAAAGAAAGGGCCACCTTGCCAGGCTGGGTACCGCGAGCCCCAAGTTCCATGcctcctctgctgcctctgccttGCCACTTTCAGAGTTCTGGAACTTGGGCCAGGAGGCAGCTGAAGCAGATCACAGACCCAGAGGCCACTGGTCCTGAGGCCCAAATGAATCTTTTCCTCTGCTGCACCAGTGTCTTCCTCCCCCAGGcctgccaccccccaccaccagaGAGCTGTGCCAGGCTCAGCTTCTGCCCACGGTGCCCCATGGGGCTGCAGGAGGACCTGCTCCAGGGTTAGGCTGGCTCTGGGTGGCCCACCCACGTTCCTCCCAGGCTCCAGAGGCAAGAGATGGTCAGAGGGAGGAAAGTGCCATGTCTAAGAGCCACTTCCTGGCAAAGACATGCAGCAGTGGAGGAGGTCCTAGAAGATGAAAATGGGAGCCATGGCTCCTTTCCTGTTCCTCAAGGGAGACTGCCCTCCCATTGGCTGTTTTCCTCCATTGCCTTCTCTGCTCGGGACCCTGGCCCTGCTAGGGTGTCTGGAGACTCCCTTCCCTGGAGGGGCTGCTCAGAGAGAGGTACCAGCCCTTGCCCCATTCCTCCCagtcccctgcctcctcctgtgCATCTGGACCCCAGGAAGTGATGTCCAGTGACTGGTGACCTTGGCTTCACTGCACACTGTAGATAGGTTTTGATTAGGGTGGGTGGGGAGTCCCTGGTTGTGGCTTTT is part of the Sus scrofa isolate TJ Tabasco breed Duroc chromosome 2, Sscrofa11.1, whole genome shotgun sequence genome and encodes:
- the C2CD4C gene encoding C2 calcium-dependent domain-containing protein 4C, whose protein sequence is MKKTNMWFLERLRGSGENGATGGEGGDKAAKGPLYSNVLTPDKIPDFFIPPKLPASPAEPEGQAELGPSTSEQNLASAPPRRGPRSPRLPAKLAAESKSLLKAATRHVIQIESAEDWPAEEAATNADPQAQGAMSLPSVPKAQTSYGFTTLAESPHTRRKESLFHSEHGALAQVGSPGTRRRRGTAKGNGGDGAPREASGALMSPGRCVSGGESDTASSAESSPFGSPLLSRSVSLLKGFAQDSQAKVSQLKHSVGRHGSLSADDSTPDTSPGTRRRFPRRAAPEPGPEPSPTPRAEHAVRMGVRGSVRLLAEYEAAQARLRVRLLAAEGLYDRLCDARSINCCVGLCLVPGKLQKQRSTIVKNSRHPVFNEDFFFDGLGPASVPKLALRIKVVNKGSSLKRDTLLGEKELPLTSLLPFL